A section of the Nitrososphaerota archaeon genome encodes:
- a CDS encoding queuine tRNA-ribosyltransferase has protein sequence MLDYVFGAGVSEALEGKEVSVECSKKTGRIKHIYVDGKLLATLRPDGGLALTLHGARVLLKSKVFRENCVTVSEEAEEAARAGKSIFAKHVIKAGRRIRPSSEVAVLNKRGELLAVGKAVLSAKMMKVFECGVAVKVRAGNA, from the coding sequence ATGCTGGATTACGTATTTGGCGCGGGAGTTTCAGAGGCGCTTGAGGGCAAAGAGGTTAGCGTGGAGTGCTCGAAGAAGACTGGGAGAATCAAACACATCTATGTCGATGGGAAGCTTCTTGCTACGCTAAGACCGGACGGGGGGTTGGCGCTTACGCTTCATGGTGCTCGGGTGCTGCTCAAATCAAAGGTCTTTAGAGAAAACTGTGTGACCGTTTCTGAGGAGGCGGAGGAGGCTGCGAGGGCTGGTAAGTCGATTTTTGCCAAGCACGTAATCAAGGCTGGTAGAAGGATCAGACCGAGTTCTGAGGTAGCGGTGCTCAATAAGAGGGGTGAGCTGCTCGCTGTGGGTAAAGCGGTTCTGTCTGCGAAGATGATGAAGGTTTTTGAGTGTGGCGTTGCTGTGAAGGTTAGGGCTGGAAACGCTTAA
- the hflX gene encoding GTPase HflX, translating to MSRPKRAVLVTYPDPFILQEAKALAEAAGYEVVEVVTQKYLMHSKYGLGSGKAEVLKKIVSEKGCDVVLFDESLKSVQIYNLSKLTGVEIIDREKLILEIFSKRASTREAKLQVRLAELEYEMPRAKEKVRLAKLGEQPGFYGLGGYAVDVYYRAIKRMASSIKAKLKKVRQHRDLYRQRRLKLGMPTISLAGYTGAGKTTLFNLLTGENKEVANSVFTTLTTSTRAINLPHGKALLSDTVGFISRLPAYMIEAFKSTLEEMTYANLVLLLLDSSDPSAELRRKFESCTQILSEIGVPLEKTIVVYNKADLCTKEEIYEKVKTLPTTISDSIFISAKTGEGIKSLIELIDTRLFGAAKEVKEALVDVKGAADH from the coding sequence ATGAGCCGCCCAAAGAGAGCAGTCCTAGTAACATACCCCGATCCCTTTATTCTACAAGAAGCGAAGGCACTAGCCGAAGCAGCGGGTTATGAAGTAGTAGAAGTCGTTACCCAAAAGTATCTCATGCACAGCAAATACGGTCTAGGATCTGGGAAGGCTGAGGTTCTTAAGAAGATCGTTTCTGAAAAGGGTTGTGACGTCGTACTCTTTGACGAGAGCTTAAAGTCTGTTCAGATCTACAACCTATCTAAGCTGACTGGTGTAGAGATAATCGACCGCGAGAAGCTCATCTTAGAAATCTTCTCAAAACGGGCTTCTACCCGCGAAGCTAAACTACAAGTTAGGTTGGCTGAGCTGGAGTATGAAATGCCTAGAGCGAAGGAGAAGGTCAGATTAGCCAAACTAGGCGAGCAACCAGGCTTCTACGGGTTGGGTGGATATGCGGTTGATGTGTACTACCGCGCTATAAAAAGAATGGCTTCCTCAATAAAGGCTAAGCTGAAGAAGGTGAGGCAGCATAGAGACCTCTATAGGCAGAGAAGGCTCAAACTCGGTATGCCAACGATTTCACTAGCGGGATATACGGGTGCGGGGAAGACTACCTTATTCAACCTACTTACAGGGGAGAATAAAGAGGTTGCAAACAGCGTCTTCACCACCTTAACCACCTCAACAAGAGCGATCAACCTACCACACGGCAAGGCTCTACTCTCTGATACCGTTGGCTTCATAAGTAGGCTACCAGCATACATGATAGAGGCATTCAAATCTACGCTCGAAGAAATGACCTACGCGAACCTCGTCCTCCTACTACTGGATAGTAGCGACCCATCCGCTGAGCTCAGGAGAAAGTTCGAGAGCTGCACACAGATCTTATCAGAAATCGGTGTGCCTCTTGAGAAGACCATCGTAGTATATAACAAAGCAGACCTCTGCACTAAAGAGGAAATATATGAAAAGGTTAAGACGCTACCGACGACCATAAGCGACTCGATCTTCATCTCAGCAAAGACAGGCGAGGGAATAAAGAGCCTTATTGAGTTGATAGATACAAGGCTATTCGGAGCGGCTAAAGAGGTTAAAGAGGCTCTTGTAGATGTTAAAGGTGCGGCAGACCACTAA
- a CDS encoding tRNA (cytidine(56)-2'-O)-methyltransferase has protein sequence MLKPRSWVLRLGHRYVRDDRLTTHVGLVARAFGASGIYIVGGEAHIKESLDSVTERWGGPFQVELIEDWRAAIKKWREQGGIVVHLTMYGLLVDDVIEEIRSTRKDVLVVVGAEKVPKEVFYLADYNVAIGHQPHSEAAALAIFLDRLYQGEELKISFTHSKIKIMPQRRGKRVLSLEED, from the coding sequence ATGCTCAAGCCTCGCAGCTGGGTTCTGAGATTAGGGCACAGATATGTTAGAGACGATAGATTGACTACACACGTAGGTCTTGTAGCGAGAGCCTTTGGAGCCTCAGGGATATACATAGTTGGGGGAGAAGCGCATATCAAAGAATCTTTAGATAGCGTCACAGAAAGATGGGGCGGACCCTTTCAAGTGGAGCTGATAGAGGATTGGCGTGCAGCGATCAAGAAGTGGAGGGAGCAAGGAGGAATCGTAGTGCATCTAACTATGTATGGGCTTCTCGTGGACGATGTGATCGAAGAGATACGCTCAACAAGGAAAGATGTGCTAGTAGTAGTTGGCGCGGAAAAGGTACCTAAAGAAGTATTTTACCTAGCGGACTACAACGTAGCGATAGGGCATCAACCCCACTCCGAAGCCGCGGCGTTAGCGATCTTCTTAGACCGCCTCTACCAAGGAGAAGAGTTAAAAATATCTTTCACCCATTCTAAGATTAAGATAATGCCCCAGCGCAGAGGAAAGAGG
- a CDS encoding TIGR00270 family protein, with product MRPLKILHPSNGSYREELRLVLRCEVCGNPVYGPVNTVQIDGSTLQVCSSCARLGKPIRPKKESSRQPSPKPAVNLKPSKMVEELELKEDYHKVIKQAREKLGLSQEALGRKINEKPSVIKLLESGKLKPDNMLARKLEHFLKVQLLVPAVEEEL from the coding sequence ATGCGACCGCTAAAGATATTACACCCATCTAACGGTAGTTATAGAGAAGAACTTAGATTGGTGCTACGATGCGAAGTATGTGGTAACCCAGTCTACGGGCCAGTAAATACGGTGCAAATAGATGGAAGTACGCTTCAAGTCTGCTCGAGCTGCGCACGCCTCGGTAAACCTATCAGACCTAAGAAAGAGAGCAGCCGCCAACCCTCTCCAAAGCCAGCGGTCAACCTAAAACCGAGTAAGATGGTCGAAGAACTCGAGCTAAAAGAAGACTACCACAAGGTAATCAAGCAAGCACGTGAAAAACTTGGATTATCCCAAGAAGCACTCGGGAGAAAGATAAACGAAAAACCGTCGGTGATAAAGCTGCTTGAAAGCGGCAAACTTAAGCCCGATAACATGCTCGCAAGAAAGCTCGAACACTTCCTTAAAGTGCAGCTACTTGTGCCAGCTGTAGAAGAGGAATTATGA